A stretch of the Balneola vulgaris DSM 17893 genome encodes the following:
- a CDS encoding DUF1304 domain-containing protein — translation MHTFTQILIGLVAFLHLYFFWLESFAWQTRAPKVFKGFSKEYFATTASLAKNQGLYNGFLAAGLIWTFFISDHQWNFYISIFFLTCIVIAGVVGAITANKKIFFIQALPALVALILLHL, via the coding sequence ATGCATACTTTTACTCAAATTCTTATTGGCCTTGTTGCTTTCTTGCACCTATACTTTTTTTGGCTCGAATCTTTTGCGTGGCAAACAAGAGCACCCAAAGTATTTAAAGGATTTTCAAAAGAATATTTTGCCACAACCGCTTCTCTTGCCAAGAATCAAGGTCTTTATAATGGCTTTTTGGCTGCTGGCCTGATTTGGACCTTCTTTATTTCTGATCACCAGTGGAACTTTTATATCTCCATTTTCTTTTTGACCTGTATTGTGATAGCAGGCGTTGTTGGAGCTATTACAGCCAATAAAAAAATATTCTTTATTCAAGCACTACCCGCCTTAGTAGCTCTGATTCTACTACATCTTTAA
- a CDS encoding DUF1835 domain-containing protein — MSTYHILNGDSLLQYINEHHLVKGEFIVLRECLVDGPVQHESIEDLFEKRAQFLATAYGDSTMDYQASSVSEFKKISSIPPNSNIHLWFEEDLFCQVNLWFACYLLSKTDLQGSSVYLVLPSKEHPYSFASMQTEELLNAYSNKLRLELDDLHLLANFWLEYAKGNYYLLHTLATQVEEKFPFLLKATKANIVLHNPDEHSKSPTQTLKIMLDLHGAENFGLIFQEFTRFYPELGFGDLQVMRMLKELQK, encoded by the coding sequence ATGAGCACATACCATATTCTGAATGGCGATTCTCTTCTTCAATACATAAATGAACATCACCTAGTTAAAGGCGAATTTATTGTTTTGCGTGAATGCTTAGTGGACGGCCCTGTTCAACATGAAAGTATTGAAGACCTTTTTGAAAAGAGAGCACAGTTTTTGGCTACAGCCTATGGCGACTCAACCATGGATTATCAGGCCAGTTCTGTATCTGAATTCAAAAAAATATCAAGCATACCTCCGAATAGTAACATTCACTTGTGGTTTGAAGAGGATTTATTTTGCCAAGTGAATCTTTGGTTCGCCTGCTACTTGCTTTCGAAAACAGATTTACAAGGATCTAGTGTCTATCTAGTATTACCCTCCAAAGAGCACCCCTACAGTTTTGCATCAATGCAAACAGAGGAACTATTGAATGCTTATTCAAACAAACTGAGGTTGGAATTAGACGACCTTCACCTACTTGCTAATTTTTGGCTAGAGTATGCAAAAGGGAATTACTATCTACTTCACACATTGGCTACACAAGTTGAAGAGAAATTTCCTTTTCTACTTAAGGCAACCAAAGCCAATATCGTATTGCATAATCCCGATGAGCATTCAAAAAGCCCTACACAAACACTGAAAATAATGCTCGATTTACATGGAGCTGAAAATTTTGGACTGATCTTTCAGGAATTCACCCGCTTCTACCCCGAATTAGGCTTTGGCGATTTACAAGTAATGAGAATGCTTAAAGAACTTCAAAAGTAA
- a CDS encoding GbsR/MarR family transcriptional regulator — MERNEAYTEALDKFVKLWGDMASAWGINKTMAQIHALLYAESQALDTDSIMEKLGISRGNANMNLHRLLEWELIHKEQKLGDRKDYYSAETDVWNIVSTIIRERQQREIAPIRAELQDCIKTLEAGGLEDEESREFKERIENYNEFLEMFERFTDALLPYINKKNLGFLKQLIKLVEVKESLIGSKKND; from the coding sequence ATGGAAAGAAACGAAGCATACACTGAAGCCTTAGATAAGTTTGTTAAGCTCTGGGGAGATATGGCATCGGCATGGGGAATCAATAAAACGATGGCGCAAATCCATGCCCTTCTTTATGCGGAATCTCAGGCCCTTGATACGGATTCCATCATGGAAAAGCTGGGTATAAGTCGAGGTAATGCTAATATGAATTTGCATCGTTTACTCGAGTGGGAGCTGATTCATAAGGAGCAAAAACTCGGAGATAGAAAAGATTATTATAGCGCCGAAACTGACGTTTGGAATATTGTATCTACGATAATTCGTGAGCGGCAACAAAGGGAAATCGCCCCCATTCGAGCAGAATTACAGGATTGCATCAAAACACTTGAGGCTGGCGGTTTAGAAGATGAGGAAAGCCGTGAGTTTAAAGAACGCATTGAAAATTACAATGAGTTTTTGGAGATGTTTGAACGCTTTACGGATGCACTACTGCCCTATATCAATAAAAAGAACTTAGGATTCCTAAAACAGCTCATTAAGCTTGTTGAAGTAAAAGAATCACTGATTGGATCAAAAAAGAATGACT